Proteins found in one bacterium genomic segment:
- a CDS encoding DHA2 family efflux MFS transporter permease subunit translates to MAAPRGDPSTAPGAPVTPSKWLVTAAISIGTLMGTIDASIVNVALPHVQASFGVAVTEATWITTAYLVALVVVLPLTGWLGSTFGRKRVYQVGLIVFTGASVLAGVAPSLPALIAARVLQGLGAGVLGPTEQSILRETFPPKEQGLATGLYGMVVLLGPTIGPLLGGWITDAYTWRWIFFINLPVGLLASAMVAVIVRVREAPWMRAGLAGFDFVGIGLMAAGLSSLVVVLEQGNRWDWFDSPLVWALTLTAGSGLLLFVLWELIGTKSPAVDLRILGSRAFTAGWVSIGIVGFGLIGGLVLQSLFLQQALGYTAMQTGLNFLPRGLVTMLITPAAGIVTALIGPRYIVAPGLMLSASVMFLMSRWTLDAGPAQIVVPMLLLGFALSLLLVPLFGSALNSVPRPKATAAAGLMNLMFQLGGSFGTAILTTMLERGTDLFHARLVEHARPDNPAWTAALGQMTALMTVRGGSDATTG, encoded by the coding sequence ATGGCCGCGCCACGCGGAGATCCGAGCACCGCCCCCGGCGCGCCGGTCACCCCAAGCAAGTGGCTGGTCACCGCCGCGATCTCCATCGGTACGCTCATGGGGACCATCGACGCGTCCATCGTCAACGTCGCGCTGCCTCATGTGCAGGCGTCCTTCGGGGTCGCGGTCACGGAAGCGACCTGGATCACGACGGCCTACCTGGTCGCGCTCGTCGTGGTCCTGCCGCTCACCGGATGGCTCGGATCGACGTTTGGGCGGAAACGCGTCTACCAGGTCGGGCTGATCGTCTTTACGGGAGCCTCGGTGCTCGCCGGCGTCGCGCCCTCGCTTCCCGCGCTCATTGCCGCCCGGGTGCTGCAGGGGCTGGGCGCCGGCGTCCTCGGCCCGACGGAGCAGTCGATTCTCCGCGAGACCTTTCCCCCCAAGGAGCAGGGCCTCGCCACCGGCCTTTACGGGATGGTGGTGTTGCTGGGGCCCACGATCGGTCCGCTGCTCGGCGGCTGGATCACCGACGCCTACACGTGGCGCTGGATCTTTTTCATCAACCTGCCGGTAGGCCTCCTCGCGTCTGCGATGGTGGCCGTGATCGTCCGTGTCCGCGAAGCTCCGTGGATGCGGGCGGGATTAGCCGGGTTCGACTTCGTCGGCATCGGCCTGATGGCCGCCGGGCTGTCGAGCCTCGTGGTCGTCCTGGAGCAGGGCAACCGGTGGGACTGGTTCGACTCGCCGCTTGTGTGGGCGCTCACGCTGACCGCGGGATCGGGCCTTCTCCTCTTCGTCCTCTGGGAACTCATCGGCACGAAGTCGCCGGCGGTCGACCTGCGGATCCTCGGCAGCCGCGCGTTTACTGCAGGGTGGGTGAGTATCGGGATCGTCGGGTTCGGCCTGATCGGCGGCCTCGTGCTCCAATCGCTCTTCCTCCAGCAAGCCCTGGGCTACACGGCCATGCAGACCGGGCTCAACTTTCTCCCCCGAGGCCTCGTCACGATGCTGATCACCCCGGCCGCGGGGATTGTCACCGCCCTCATCGGCCCCCGCTACATCGTCGCCCCCGGTCTGATGCTCTCCGCGTCGGTAATGTTCCTGATGTCTCGATGGACGCTCGACGCGGGCCCCGCGCAGATCGTCGTTCCGATGCTGCTGCTCGGGTTCGCGCTCTCCCTTTTGCTCGTCCCCCTCTTCGGCTCGGCGCTGAATTCGGTCCCGCGACCCAAGGCGACGGCCGCGGCCGGCCTCATGAATTTGATGTTTCAGCTGGGAGGGTCGTTTGGGACGGCGATCCTCACGACGATGCTCGAGCGCGGCACCGACCTGTTTCACGCGCGCCTGGTGGAGCACGCCAGGCCGGATAACCCGGCGTGGACGGCGGCCCTGGGTCAGATGACGGCGCTGATGACCGTGCGGGGCGGGAGCGACGCCACCACCGGC